The segment AGAAAAAATCACTGGTCTTGATTTATCTTTAATTTCCTCTATCTCTTCAACAAATATTGCCCCTTTATTTTTTAAATCATCTACAACATATTTATTGTGAACAATCTCATGACGGACGTAAACCGGAATCCCATACTTTTCCAGAGATTTTTCAACTATTTCAATAGCTCTTTCAACTCCAGCACAAAATCCTCGAGGAGCAGAAAGTAAAATTTTTTTTTCTTTATTTTTCATATTTTTCTAAAAAATATTCCAGCAATATATGTGGAAAGGTCAAAGACGCCAAACCTATAAATATTATTTTCAAAATGGAACTATTTAAATCATAGTTATTATTTAATAAATATAGACCAATTAAACAAAAAATACCTGTTAGGATTGTTAATGGTATAGCTTTTTTAACGAATATTTTAATACCATTAGTAAAATCTTGACTATCGATCTCATAAATTAAAGACATGCTATGTCTCACTGAGTGCAAGAAACAAAAATAAATAGTGAAAGCTACCAAAGGAGAAAGATAATAATTTAATATTAAAATTGAAAAATAATCTAAGAAAATTGAAAATTTCTTTAAATTGAACTCCTTTAAAAATAGATAAATACTAGAAAGTGTACTTAAAATAATCAAAATAGGTAATATCTTGTTAGACTCTATAAAATCTAAAGTTAAATAAAAATTTTCATTATCAACCAATATCAGTTTAAATATTGATACCGTTTCATCAAAGTTGAAAAATATTGGCGCAAGTATGATTAATAATCCTTTGAAGAAAAAGAGCAATTGAATGAAAATAGATACTTTATTTATCAAAAATTGAGTATCCTCCTTTCCAAAATGGTAAGATGCTACAAGCAAAAAAACAATTAATGAAATTGATGGCATGAATATCCATATAGCAATTATTAAAATTGATATTGAAATATAGGAAATATAAAAAATTGAAATTGAATTAATATTAAAAATTTTAAAAAGTTTTCTACCTTTCTCATGATCCAAAGATCCATGAGATATACCAATTATCAAGATTAAAATAAGACATATTAATGATGAAATATTAAAATTACTTAATTTAAAGACTATAAAAGAAAAAATATTACAAAATAAAAAAAAAATAAATGAATGATTTAAATTAATTTTTTTTATTTGATTATTCATATTTAAAATAGTTGTTTTAAAAACATCCATTTAGGCATCTTCATAATTATAGAAAAATCTTCAAGTATTTTACTTTTATTTGAAAGAAAGTTGATTACTGTATTTGGAGGGCAATTAAACATTTTGTAAAATATTTTTGGCATTTTCTTTGGATTTTTTTTTAAAACTTTTAAAAAAATGTTATCTAAAAATTGATATTTTTTATTTATAGAAAACAACTCTTTTTCTCTAATTTTATTGATATTTTGCCTGATATATTTGCTTTGATCTTGAATATTTAAAAATGTATAGCCAGTGCTTAATCTAGTCATTCCTCCTGCTGTACCAATTTCAATTTGGTTTAATTTTTTAATATACTTGGGATGAAACAAAGGAATTTGACCTGTTTCTTTATAATTTATTTTATAGTTTTTAATTTTTAAATTATTTTCAATATAATTTTTTAATTGGTTATCATAATCTTTTAGTGTGGGATCATTAAGATTAGAAATCCAAGTAGTTTCTACTAATGCTTTAGTTTTTGAATAAGGTAAAGTGTAAAAGAAATGTACACTATCTTTCTGATCACAATCAAAATCCATTAAATTAAATATCTCATCATCAAAAATCTCTTTTTCAGTCTCTATTTCAATTCCTGAAAAATGTTGCCATAAACTTTCTTTATTTTCTGAAACATTACAAACACTATTAAAAATAAAAGAATTTTCAGTTTTTATTTCTTTAATATCTTTAAAAAATTGAATGTTATTATTTTGTTGTAAATTATTGATTATTTTTTTATAAAATAATCCACTATCAATGGTTTGATAAGGAGTACTTTTGCATTCAATATGTTTTGTATGATGAGGGATATTAATTGTAAAATTAGTCCAATTTTTTTTCACACAGTCTTCGAAGTTATGAGATGAAACTCTCCAATAAGACCATGTTTTATCTCTTTTGTATTCATCACGATTTTCGATAATAGCCAAAGTTTTATCAGATAATTCTGAATTAATGTTTAATTCGTACGCTAGGGATAAACCTGCGCAACCACCTCCATTAATTACATAGTCAAATTCTTTCATTAAGATTTAATTCCTCACTTATTAAAAAATGATCATGATGAATATGATCAACATTTTTATTTAATATTAATAATTTGATTAAGTCAAAAATTGCAAAAAAAGTCTCAATTAACTTTTCAAGATTTGAAACAAAAATTTTACCAGATGCTTTATAATTTTCTAAGTTTTTCTTATTAAGAATTTTATATCCTATTTTTCTATAAACTCTTCTTGCAACCAAAATTGAAAAACGAAAACTTATTGGAATTTCATTTATTGAGTAAAATGAACTTTCGTAAAATTTTTCTGCTAGTTGCAATGTTGATTTTATATCATCAAAGTTTTCATTTATATATGATCTACCATTATTTAGATCTTCAACCACATCTCTTGAAATATTAGTCAATTGCATTGCAATACCTAAATCTATTGCTGATTTTAAAGAACTTTTCTTATTTACTTTTAAAATTTTTGCCATCATTAAACCTACTGTTCCTGCAACCCTATAAGAATAAATTAATAATTCTTTTTTAGAATTTAATTTAACTGTCTGTTTAATATCGGATTGAATTCCATCAAATAGATCATTCACAACTTTCAATGAAATACTAAACTCATCAATTATCTCCCACATATTTTTAAT is part of the Candidatus Pelagibacter sp. HTCC7211 genome and harbors:
- a CDS encoding Brp/Blh family beta-carotene 15,15'-dioxygenase, producing MDVFKTTILNMNNQIKKINLNHSFIFFLFCNIFSFIVFKLSNFNISSLICLILILIIGISHGSLDHEKGRKLFKIFNINSISIFYISYISISILIIAIWIFMPSISLIVFLLVASYHFGKEDTQFLINKVSIFIQLLFFFKGLLIILAPIFFNFDETVSIFKLILVDNENFYLTLDFIESNKILPILIILSTLSSIYLFLKEFNLKKFSIFLDYFSILILNYYLSPLVAFTIYFCFLHSVRHSMSLIYEIDSQDFTNGIKIFVKKAIPLTILTGIFCLIGLYLLNNNYDLNSSILKIIFIGLASLTFPHILLEYFLEKYEK
- a CDS encoding lycopene cyclase family protein, giving the protein MKEFDYVINGGGCAGLSLAYELNINSELSDKTLAIIENRDEYKRDKTWSYWRVSSHNFEDCVKKNWTNFTINIPHHTKHIECKSTPYQTIDSGLFYKKIINNLQQNNNIQFFKDIKEIKTENSFIFNSVCNVSENKESLWQHFSGIEIETEKEIFDDEIFNLMDFDCDQKDSVHFFYTLPYSKTKALVETTWISNLNDPTLKDYDNQLKNYIENNLKIKNYKINYKETGQIPLFHPKYIKKLNQIEIGTAGGMTRLSTGYTFLNIQDQSKYIRQNINKIREKELFSINKKYQFLDNIFLKVLKKNPKKMPKIFYKMFNCPPNTVINFLSNKSKILEDFSIIMKMPKWMFLKQLF
- a CDS encoding phytoene/squalene synthase family protein; this encodes MIQNRNYLSIYAKSFNWAGFFLPKQTYKKCSSLYDFCRVVDNIADDKNSIKLKENEFNAFKNHFIQKNYNNPIIKNMWEIIDEFSISLKVVNDLFDGIQSDIKQTVKLNSKKELLIYSYRVAGTVGLMMAKILKVNKKSSLKSAIDLGIAMQLTNISRDVVEDLNNGRSYINENFDDIKSTLQLAEKFYESSFYSINEIPISFRFSILVARRVYRKIGYKILNKKNLENYKASGKIFVSNLEKLIETFFAIFDLIKLLILNKNVDHIHHDHFLISEELNLNERI